A section of the Streptomyces sp. CG1 genome encodes:
- a CDS encoding Zn-ribbon domain-containing OB-fold protein produces MSRTRTPSVAGWFIGDGDDFRLLGTRCSSCATVFFPREDVHCRNPYCTGGPLEEISLSRKGRIWSYTDSHYRPPSPYVSNPELPWEPYALIAVELAAERIVVLGQAAPGVTVADLTVGMEVEVVPGVLHEDAETTWTTWHWRPTGVRA; encoded by the coding sequence TTGTCCCGGACACGCACACCCTCGGTCGCCGGCTGGTTCATCGGCGACGGGGACGACTTCCGACTCCTGGGCACCCGCTGCTCGTCCTGCGCCACGGTGTTCTTCCCGCGCGAGGACGTCCACTGTCGCAATCCGTACTGCACGGGCGGCCCGCTTGAGGAAATCTCCCTGTCACGAAAGGGGCGAATCTGGTCGTACACGGACAGCCATTATCGTCCGCCGTCACCCTATGTGAGTAATCCGGAACTTCCGTGGGAGCCGTACGCGTTGATCGCGGTGGAGCTGGCCGCAGAGCGGATCGTGGTGCTGGGACAGGCGGCTCCCGGGGTCACCGTCGCCGATCTGACGGTGGGCATGGAGGTGGAGGTCGTCCCCGGAGTGCTCCACGAGGACGCGGAGACGACCTGGACGACCTGGCACTGGCGGCCGACGGGGGTGAGGGCATGA
- a CDS encoding lipid-transfer protein produces the protein MTKDVAVLGAGMHPWGKWGRSFVEYGTAAAREALADAGLDWRDIGSIVGADTVRGGYPGYVAGATFAKALGWQGARVASVYAACASGAQAIAAARAQILAGLADVALVVGADAAPKGFFRPAGGERPDDPDWLRFRLLGATNPTYFGLYARRRMAVHGDTPEDFALVKVKNAAMGALNPYARYRKRVTAEEVAASAVVADPLRLLDICATSDGGAALVLSSMDFAQRHGVARPVRIRAVSTVTPRFPNTVLDLPDIATDSAAAVAADSESFRASIARAAYEEAGIGPEDLSLAEVYDLSTAMELQWYEDLGLCGEGEGAKLVREGATAPGGRIPVNSSGGLASFGEAVPAQAIAQVCELTWQLRGAAGDRQIAGARVGISANQGLFGHGSSVVAVR, from the coding sequence ATGACGAAGGATGTGGCGGTGCTCGGCGCGGGCATGCACCCATGGGGCAAATGGGGGCGCTCCTTCGTGGAGTACGGGACGGCGGCGGCCCGCGAGGCGCTCGCGGACGCCGGGCTCGACTGGCGGGACATCGGCTCGATCGTGGGCGCGGACACGGTGCGTGGCGGATATCCGGGGTATGTGGCGGGAGCGACGTTCGCCAAGGCCCTGGGCTGGCAGGGAGCCAGGGTGGCCAGTGTGTATGCGGCGTGCGCCTCCGGGGCGCAGGCGATCGCCGCGGCGCGGGCGCAGATACTCGCGGGGCTCGCGGACGTCGCCCTCGTGGTGGGTGCGGACGCGGCGCCCAAGGGTTTCTTCCGGCCGGCGGGAGGGGAGCGTCCGGACGACCCGGACTGGCTGCGCTTCCGGCTGCTGGGCGCGACGAATCCGACGTACTTCGGGCTGTACGCGCGGCGGCGGATGGCGGTGCACGGGGACACGCCGGAGGACTTCGCGCTGGTCAAGGTGAAGAACGCCGCGATGGGTGCGCTCAATCCGTACGCCCGCTACCGCAAGCGGGTCACCGCCGAGGAGGTCGCCGCCTCCGCGGTGGTCGCCGACCCGCTGCGGCTGCTCGACATCTGCGCCACCTCCGACGGCGGCGCGGCCCTGGTGCTCTCCAGCATGGACTTCGCGCAGCGGCACGGAGTCGCCCGGCCGGTGCGGATCCGGGCGGTGTCGACGGTGACCCCGCGCTTCCCGAACACGGTGCTGGACCTGCCGGACATCGCCACGGACTCCGCGGCCGCCGTGGCGGCCGACAGCGAGTCCTTCCGGGCGTCCATCGCCCGGGCGGCCTACGAGGAGGCAGGCATCGGCCCGGAGGACCTGTCCCTGGCCGAGGTCTACGACCTGTCCACCGCAATGGAGTTGCAGTGGTACGAGGATCTGGGGCTGTGCGGCGAGGGTGAGGGGGCGAAGCTGGTGCGGGAGGGGGCGACGGCGCCGGGCGGCCGGATACCCGTCAACTCCAGTGGCGGGCTGGCCTCCTTCGGGGAGGCAGTGCCTGCGCAGGCCATCGCCCAGGTGTGCGAGCTGACCTGGCAGTTGAGAGGCGCGGCGGGCGACCGTCAGATCGCCGGGGCGCGCGTGGGGATCTCCGCCAATCAGGGGCTGTTCGGGCATGGATCGTCGGTGGTGGCGGTGCGGTGA
- a CDS encoding NUDIX domain-containing protein — MSETQHSTVNSAPDSHCSSCGAPYGEGVSGWPRTCPSCGAVAYRNPLPVAIALQPVYDTKGTALVVITRTIAPARGGTALPGGYIDDREDWKQAVVRELKEETGIDAAARDVRLVDAMSSPDGHLLLFGLLPERPVDGLPPADPTDETEGWRLLRRPEELAFPLHTVAVRAWFEGRYV; from the coding sequence GTGTCCGAAACTCAGCACTCAACTGTCAACTCCGCACCGGACTCGCACTGTTCGAGTTGCGGAGCGCCCTATGGAGAGGGCGTTTCCGGCTGGCCGCGCACCTGCCCCTCCTGCGGGGCCGTCGCCTACCGCAATCCGCTGCCGGTCGCGATCGCGCTCCAGCCCGTGTATGACACCAAGGGCACCGCCCTGGTCGTCATCACCCGCACCATCGCCCCCGCCCGCGGAGGCACGGCCCTGCCCGGCGGCTACATCGACGACCGGGAGGACTGGAAGCAGGCCGTCGTACGCGAGCTCAAGGAGGAGACCGGCATCGACGCGGCCGCGCGCGACGTGCGACTCGTGGACGCCATGAGCTCGCCCGACGGGCATCTGCTGCTGTTCGGACTTCTCCCGGAGCGCCCGGTGGACGGACTCCCGCCCGCCGACCCCACGGACGAGACCGAGGGCTGGCGGCTGCTGCGCAGGCCCGAGGAACTCGCCTTCCCGCTGCACACCGTGGCCGTACGGGCCTGGTTCGAGGGCCGCTACGTCTGA
- a CDS encoding M15 family metallopeptidase — translation MTRLTRAVRGLVTALAAALAVTAASATAQAKPQPRAPKDFVALRTVDPTIIQEIRYFTPHDFVGRRIDGYEQPICILTRPAAEALHKAQLTLLRRGYTLKVYDCYRPQRAVNHFVRWAKDLDDQAMKAEFYPNIDKTRLFEDGYIAEKSGHSRGSTMDLTIVRLPASPTRPYHPGETLVPCFAPEDERFPDNSVDMGTGFDCFDTLAHTLDPRVQGEQRANRLLLKSTMEGVGFVNLAEEWWHYTYKPEPYPDTYFDFPVSWKSLINDD, via the coding sequence ATGACACGACTCACCCGTGCAGTCCGCGGTCTCGTCACTGCCCTGGCCGCCGCACTGGCCGTGACCGCCGCCTCGGCCACCGCCCAGGCGAAGCCGCAGCCCAGGGCGCCGAAGGACTTCGTAGCCCTGAGAACCGTGGACCCGACGATCATCCAGGAGATCCGCTACTTCACCCCGCACGACTTCGTCGGCCGGCGCATCGACGGCTACGAGCAGCCGATCTGCATCCTCACCCGCCCCGCCGCCGAAGCCCTCCACAAGGCGCAGCTCACGCTGCTGCGCAGGGGCTACACCCTCAAGGTGTACGACTGCTACCGGCCCCAGCGCGCCGTGAACCACTTCGTCCGTTGGGCCAAGGACCTCGACGACCAGGCGATGAAGGCCGAGTTCTACCCGAACATCGACAAGACCCGGCTGTTCGAGGACGGTTACATCGCCGAGAAATCCGGCCACAGCCGCGGCTCGACCATGGACCTGACGATCGTGAGGCTCCCGGCGAGCCCGACCCGGCCGTACCACCCCGGAGAGACCCTCGTGCCGTGTTTCGCGCCCGAAGACGAGCGATTCCCTGACAACTCCGTCGACATGGGCACGGGATTCGACTGCTTCGACACCCTCGCGCACACCCTCGACCCGCGCGTCCAGGGCGAACAGCGCGCCAACCGACTGCTGCTCAAGAGCACCATGGAGGGCGTCGGATTCGTGAACCTCGCCGAGGAGTGGTGGCACTACACCTACAAGCCGGAGCCGTATCCGGACACCTATTTCGACTTCCCCGTCTCCTGGAAGTCGCTCATCAACGACGACTGA
- a CDS encoding GGDEF domain-containing protein, with the protein MHSWTDTLRFAFQPVVNLRTGAVTALETLARPETGDILADARRDPELDGKLTVLALRAATGKETLLPLHLNVFAATLADLGGLRPLHDAVRAAGRMPWEVTLDVVPPYTHVPQRALLEAVAALREQGFRISADGIGDGDVPLRLLTDLSPDLVKLDASLLSRPAAVRAMRTLCEELGALVAVEGVETELQYTAALSAGAQLGQGELFAPPARIPAADVYVPPRSPGAVAVPRSGPSVREFVRPAAVLPVTASAGQVRALLTGSPDVSGVLLVDQAGRPVRSVHRSRFLLSLSGRYGHALYADRPAFKLGDAPRTVGVDATAWEVLDVVAIGGRDRTSDDVAVVDRHGRCVGVVRLADLVRALAESRVEEAAGLNPLTRLPGSDTITSEVDRWIADGRSFALSWLDIDHFKQVNDGAGFAAGDELIRSVGRALQQAVQGHARVGHIGGDDFLVLAEEEALAPLVGAVLDAPWTAADRPVTLSLATVVCAPGSVGDHRQAAAQLAPLKRAAKALRGASWVLGRAGLPGHEVRRGPGAAPAQAGYVAAEPGW; encoded by the coding sequence GTGCACTCCTGGACGGACACTCTCCGCTTCGCCTTCCAGCCGGTGGTCAACCTGAGGACGGGCGCGGTCACCGCACTGGAGACGCTCGCCCGCCCGGAGACCGGTGACATCCTGGCCGATGCCCGCAGAGACCCCGAACTCGACGGCAAACTCACGGTGTTGGCGCTCCGCGCGGCCACGGGCAAGGAGACCCTGCTGCCGCTGCACCTCAACGTGTTCGCGGCCACACTCGCCGACCTCGGTGGCCTCAGGCCGCTGCACGACGCCGTGCGGGCCGCCGGGCGCATGCCCTGGGAGGTGACGCTGGATGTCGTCCCGCCCTACACGCACGTGCCGCAGCGGGCCCTGCTGGAGGCGGTGGCCGCACTGCGTGAGCAGGGGTTCCGGATCAGCGCGGACGGCATCGGGGACGGCGACGTACCGCTGCGGCTGCTCACCGATCTCTCCCCCGACCTGGTCAAGCTCGACGCCTCGCTGCTGTCCCGGCCGGCCGCCGTGCGGGCGATGCGGACGCTGTGTGAGGAGCTGGGGGCCCTGGTCGCGGTGGAGGGAGTGGAGACCGAACTGCAGTACACGGCGGCGCTGTCCGCCGGGGCGCAGCTGGGCCAGGGCGAGCTGTTCGCGCCGCCGGCCCGGATTCCCGCCGCGGACGTATACGTTCCGCCCCGCTCCCCCGGCGCCGTCGCGGTGCCCCGGTCCGGGCCGTCGGTGCGGGAGTTCGTGCGTCCGGCCGCCGTACTGCCGGTGACCGCTTCGGCGGGGCAGGTGCGGGCGCTGCTGACCGGGTCGCCGGACGTGTCCGGTGTGCTGCTGGTGGACCAGGCCGGCAGGCCCGTGCGGTCGGTGCACCGCTCGCGCTTCCTGCTGTCGTTGTCCGGCCGGTACGGGCACGCCCTGTACGCCGACCGGCCGGCCTTCAAGCTGGGGGACGCGCCCCGCACGGTCGGGGTCGACGCCACCGCCTGGGAGGTGCTGGACGTCGTCGCGATCGGCGGCCGGGACCGGACCTCCGACGATGTCGCGGTGGTCGACCGGCACGGGCGCTGCGTGGGCGTCGTCCGGCTCGCGGACCTGGTGCGGGCGCTGGCCGAGAGCCGGGTCGAGGAGGCCGCCGGGCTCAATCCGCTGACCCGGCTGCCCGGTTCGGACACGATCACGAGCGAGGTGGACCGGTGGATCGCGGACGGCCGGAGCTTCGCGCTCAGCTGGCTGGACATCGATCACTTCAAACAGGTCAACGACGGTGCCGGGTTCGCCGCCGGCGACGAGCTGATCCGGTCGGTGGGGCGAGCGCTGCAGCAGGCGGTCCAGGGGCACGCGCGCGTGGGGCACATCGGCGGGGACGACTTCCTGGTGCTGGCCGAAGAGGAGGCGCTCGCTCCGCTGGTCGGCGCCGTCCTCGACGCGCCCTGGACGGCGGCGGACCGGCCGGTCACGCTCTCCCTCGCGACCGTCGTGTGCGCACCGGGAAGTGTGGGCGACCATCGCCAGGCCGCCGCCCAGCTCGCTCCGCTGAAACGGGCGGCCAAGGCGCTGCGCGGGGCGAGCTGGGTTCTCGGGCGCGCCGGGCTGCCCGGTCACGAGGTCCGGCGCGGCCCGGGGGCGGCGCCGGCGCAGGCCGGATACGTGGCCGCCGAGCCAGGGTGGTGA
- a CDS encoding acetoacetate--CoA ligase gives MSTANPQPLWQPDPERVAQARITQFQAWAAEHHGAPADGGYPALHQWSVDQLETFWEAVTEYFDVRFSTPYARVLGDRSMPGAQWFPGATLNYAEHALRTAADRADGPALLYVDETHEPRTVTWAELRRQVGSLAAGLRALGVRPGDRVSGYLPNIPQAVVALLATAAVGAVWTSCAPDFGARSVLDRFQQVEPVVLFTVDGYRYGGKEHDRREIVAELRRELPTVRAVVHIPLLGTEAPEGALEWSALTTGDTEPVFEQVPFDHPLWVLYSSGTTGLPKAIVQSQGGILVEHLKQLGLHCDLGPGDRFFWYTSTGWMMWNFLVSGLLTGTTIVLFDGSPGYPDTGAQWRIAERTGATLFGTSAAYVMACRKAGVHPARDFDLSTVKCVATTGSPLPPDGFRWLHDEVRDDLWIASVSGGTDVCSCFAGGVPTLPVYTGELQAPGLGTDLQAWDPSGNPVIDEVGELVVTNPMPSMPIRFWNDPDGSRYHDSYFDTYPGVWRHGDWITLTSRGTVIIHGRSDSTLNRQGVRMGSADIYEVVERLPEIRESLVIGIEQPDGGYWMPLFVHLAPGAVLDEALLNRIKQTIREQLSPRHVPDEIIEVPGVPHTLTGKRIEVPVKRLLQGTPLEKAVNPGSIDNLALLDFYEELARKRA, from the coding sequence ATGTCGACCGCGAACCCCCAGCCGCTCTGGCAGCCCGATCCGGAGCGGGTCGCCCAGGCCCGTATCACCCAGTTCCAGGCATGGGCCGCCGAGCACCACGGCGCCCCCGCCGACGGCGGCTACCCCGCCCTGCACCAGTGGTCCGTCGACCAGCTGGAGACCTTCTGGGAAGCCGTCACCGAGTACTTCGACGTACGGTTCTCGACGCCTTACGCACGCGTGCTCGGCGACCGCTCGATGCCGGGCGCCCAGTGGTTTCCCGGAGCCACCCTCAACTACGCCGAACACGCCCTGCGCACCGCGGCCGACCGCGCGGATGGACCCGCCCTCCTGTACGTCGACGAGACCCATGAACCCCGCACGGTGACCTGGGCCGAACTGCGCCGACAGGTAGGCTCCCTCGCGGCCGGACTCCGTGCCCTCGGCGTCCGCCCCGGCGACCGAGTCAGCGGCTACCTGCCCAACATCCCGCAGGCCGTCGTCGCCCTGCTCGCCACGGCCGCCGTCGGTGCCGTATGGACCTCCTGCGCGCCCGATTTCGGCGCCCGCAGCGTCCTCGACCGCTTCCAGCAGGTCGAACCCGTCGTCCTGTTCACCGTCGACGGCTACCGCTACGGCGGCAAGGAGCACGACCGCCGCGAGATCGTCGCCGAACTGCGCCGCGAGCTGCCCACCGTGCGCGCCGTCGTCCACATCCCGCTGCTCGGCACGGAGGCACCCGAGGGCGCCCTGGAGTGGTCGGCGCTGACGACGGGGGACACCGAGCCCGTCTTCGAGCAAGTGCCCTTCGACCACCCGCTGTGGGTGCTGTACTCCTCCGGCACTACCGGCCTGCCCAAGGCCATCGTCCAGTCCCAGGGCGGCATCCTGGTCGAACACCTCAAGCAACTCGGCCTGCACTGCGACCTAGGCCCCGGGGATCGTTTCTTCTGGTACACCTCGACCGGCTGGATGATGTGGAACTTCCTCGTCTCCGGCCTGCTCACGGGCACGACGATCGTCCTCTTCGACGGCAGCCCCGGCTACCCGGACACCGGCGCCCAATGGCGGATCGCCGAGCGCACCGGAGCCACCCTCTTCGGCACCTCCGCCGCCTACGTCATGGCCTGCCGCAAGGCCGGCGTCCACCCGGCGCGCGACTTCGACCTGTCCACGGTGAAGTGCGTCGCCACCACCGGCTCGCCGCTGCCGCCCGACGGCTTCCGCTGGCTGCACGACGAGGTCCGCGACGACCTGTGGATCGCCTCCGTCAGCGGCGGCACCGACGTCTGCTCCTGCTTCGCCGGCGGCGTACCGACGCTCCCGGTGTACACCGGCGAGCTCCAGGCACCCGGCCTCGGCACCGACCTGCAGGCCTGGGACCCGAGCGGCAACCCCGTCATCGACGAGGTCGGCGAGCTGGTCGTCACCAACCCCATGCCCTCCATGCCGATCCGCTTCTGGAACGACCCCGACGGCAGCCGCTACCACGACAGCTACTTCGACACCTACCCCGGCGTCTGGCGGCACGGCGACTGGATCACCCTCACCTCACGCGGCACCGTGATCATCCACGGCCGCTCCGACTCCACCCTCAACCGGCAGGGCGTACGCATGGGCTCGGCCGACATCTACGAGGTCGTCGAGCGCCTGCCCGAGATCAGAGAATCCCTCGTCATCGGCATCGAACAGCCCGACGGCGGCTACTGGATGCCGCTGTTCGTGCACCTCGCGCCGGGCGCCGTGCTCGACGAGGCACTCCTGAACCGCATCAAGCAGACCATCCGCGAACAGCTCTCGCCGCGCCACGTACCCGACGAGATCATCGAGGTCCCCGGCGTCCCGCACACCCTCACCGGCAAGCGCATCGAGGTCCCCGTCAAGCGCCTCCTGCAGGGCACGCCCCTGGAGAAGGCGGTCAACCCCGGCTCCATCGACAACCTCGCCCTGCTCGACTTCTACGAGGAACTCGCCCGCAAGCGCGCCTGA
- the ptsP gene encoding phosphoenolpyruvate--protein phosphotransferase encodes METTLRGVGVSHGVAIGEVRHMGTAVLEPPAKSIPAEEAEREQGRARQAVDAVAADLMARGNLAGGEAQAVLEAQAMMAQDPELMADVDRRIAVGSTAERAVYDAFAAYRELLAGAGEYLAGRVADLDDVRNRIVARLLGVPMPGVPDSDQPYVLVARDLAPADTALLDPSLVLGFVTEEGGPTSHSAILARALGVPAVVALPGAGELAEGTVIAVDGSTGDIFVNPSEAKKAELEAAAAERKAALAASTGPGATADGHKVPLLANVGGPADVPAAVEAGAEGVGLFRTEFLFLDDSKNAPSEEKQVQAYRQVLEAFPEGRVVVRVLDAGADKPLDFLTPADEPNPALGVRGLRTLLDHPEILRTQLTALAKAAEGLPVYLEVMAPMVADRTDAKAFADACREAGLRAKFGAMVEIPSAALRARSILQEVEFLSLGTNDLAQYTFAADRQVGAVSRLQDPWQPALLDLVALSAEAAKAEGKSCGVCGEAASDPLLACVLTGLGVTSLSMGSASIPYVRATLAKYTLAQCERAAAAARATESAEEARSAAQAVLSGE; translated from the coding sequence ATGGAGACAACGCTGCGAGGCGTGGGCGTGAGCCATGGCGTGGCCATCGGCGAGGTTCGGCACATGGGTACGGCGGTGCTGGAGCCGCCGGCCAAGTCGATTCCCGCGGAGGAGGCGGAGCGTGAGCAGGGCCGCGCCCGCCAGGCCGTGGACGCCGTCGCCGCCGATCTGATGGCGCGCGGAAATCTGGCAGGGGGCGAGGCCCAGGCCGTGCTCGAGGCGCAGGCCATGATGGCCCAGGATCCCGAGCTGATGGCGGACGTGGACCGGCGGATCGCCGTCGGCAGCACGGCCGAGCGTGCGGTGTACGACGCCTTCGCGGCGTACCGGGAGCTGCTGGCCGGTGCCGGTGAGTACCTCGCCGGCCGGGTGGCCGACCTCGATGACGTGCGGAATCGTATCGTCGCCCGGCTGCTGGGCGTTCCGATGCCGGGTGTGCCGGACAGCGACCAGCCTTATGTGCTTGTGGCACGGGACCTGGCTCCTGCCGACACCGCGCTGCTGGATCCGTCTCTGGTGCTCGGCTTCGTGACCGAGGAGGGCGGGCCGACCAGCCACAGCGCGATCCTGGCGCGGGCGCTGGGGGTGCCTGCGGTCGTGGCGCTGCCGGGTGCCGGTGAGCTGGCCGAGGGTACGGTGATCGCCGTCGACGGCAGCACCGGCGACATCTTCGTGAATCCGAGCGAGGCGAAGAAGGCGGAGCTGGAGGCAGCGGCTGCCGAGCGCAAGGCCGCGCTGGCCGCTTCGACCGGGCCGGGTGCGACCGCGGACGGGCACAAGGTGCCGCTGCTGGCCAACGTGGGCGGGCCCGCGGACGTACCGGCCGCGGTGGAGGCCGGGGCCGAGGGTGTCGGTCTGTTCCGTACCGAGTTCCTGTTCCTGGACGACAGCAAGAACGCTCCTTCCGAAGAGAAGCAGGTGCAGGCCTACCGGCAGGTGCTGGAGGCGTTCCCCGAGGGCCGTGTGGTCGTGCGGGTGCTGGACGCCGGAGCGGACAAGCCGCTGGACTTCCTGACTCCGGCCGACGAGCCGAACCCGGCGCTGGGCGTGCGAGGTCTGCGGACGCTGCTGGACCATCCCGAGATCCTGCGTACGCAGCTGACCGCGCTGGCGAAGGCCGCCGAGGGGCTGCCCGTCTACCTCGAGGTCATGGCACCGATGGTGGCAGACCGCACGGACGCGAAGGCGTTCGCGGACGCCTGCCGTGAGGCGGGGCTGCGGGCGAAGTTCGGCGCGATGGTGGAGATCCCGTCGGCCGCGCTGCGGGCGCGTTCGATCCTGCAGGAGGTCGAGTTCCTGTCTCTGGGGACCAATGACCTCGCGCAGTACACGTTCGCGGCCGACCGGCAGGTGGGCGCGGTGTCCCGGCTTCAGGACCCGTGGCAGCCGGCGCTGCTGGATCTGGTCGCGCTGTCGGCGGAGGCGGCCAAGGCCGAGGGCAAGAGCTGTGGTGTCTGTGGTGAGGCCGCGTCCGACCCGCTGCTGGCCTGTGTGCTGACCGGTCTGGGTGTCACCTCCCTGTCCATGGGTTCGGCGTCGATTCCTTATGTCCGGGCGACGCTGGCGAAGTACACGCTGGCGCAGTGTGAGCGGGCCGCGGCGGCCGCGCGTGCTACGGAGAGCGCCGAGGAGGCGCGCAGCGCGGCTCAGGCGGTGCTGTCCGGCGAATAG
- a CDS encoding glycoside hydrolase family 31 protein, which yields MDGRDLVRSVGVVGSGRAARGLRAVRAAWRRRRIDAVGLPRRGAERARVPGQVQGAEPGPGGGLIRFGRSELQITVAVNGAVFWGWDGAGPLPSYALVEGPEPDPRAVLEPDKDGGWRVVAERVTVTVSRHGAVEVCTPGGVTLRRDLPPRWWEPVGGGTARWMQRSEVAADARVFGLGGRASGPRLRDGTYRLWNTDPGRAFGPGEDPLYLTMPVQLVVADAGTHLVFHDTTWDGRVALREGEEGAGSGHDRAGLCEVRMDGGPLRCWVIVGTPARVLHTWASLTGAPALPPAWALGHHHARWGFGSEQEVRRIVAGYQRHGLPLDAVHLDIDHYDDHQVFTVDQERFPKLPRLAEELRRDGIRLVSIVDPAVKAAPGNAAYDSGTAVDAFVRDSSGRTVRGVVWAGESAFPDFTHAGVRKWWGGLYEERLGQGFTGFWHDMNEPTSFNAFGEPTLPRSARHALEGRGGDHREAHNVYALCMARAGYEGLRELAPERRPFLFSRSGWAGLQRYGGTWSGDVATGWPGLRASLSLVLGLGLCGVPYSGPDVGGFDGSPSPELYLRWFQLGAYLPLFRTHASLRAGRREPWEFGAEVLEHARVALLGRRRLLPYFMTLAHLARRTGAPYVRPVWWGAPEDRALRDCEDTFLLGDGLLVAPVLDPGADRRAVQLPRGRWYDTVTEEAYEGPAQVLVDAPLSRIPVFARAGAVIPVRGADGGLELEVWAPARGRTGGGLVVPDAGDGWDEPEIERYVARRQGRGVVVTRERENGSAEPPHPVRVRGLD from the coding sequence ATGGACGGTCGTGACCTGGTGCGTTCGGTGGGTGTGGTGGGTTCGGGGAGGGCGGCTAGGGGGTTGCGTGCCGTACGGGCCGCGTGGCGCAGGCGGCGGATCGACGCCGTCGGGTTGCCGCGGCGGGGTGCCGAGCGGGCGCGGGTTCCGGGTCAGGTGCAGGGCGCGGAGCCGGGGCCGGGTGGCGGGCTGATCCGGTTCGGCCGGTCCGAGCTGCAGATCACCGTCGCGGTGAACGGGGCCGTGTTCTGGGGGTGGGACGGAGCGGGCCCCCTGCCGTCGTACGCGCTGGTGGAGGGCCCGGAGCCGGATCCGCGGGCGGTGCTGGAGCCGGACAAGGACGGTGGCTGGCGGGTGGTCGCCGAGCGAGTCACGGTCACCGTCTCGCGGCACGGCGCGGTGGAGGTGTGTACGCCCGGCGGTGTGACCCTGCGGCGGGACCTGCCGCCGCGCTGGTGGGAGCCGGTCGGCGGGGGCACGGCGCGGTGGATGCAGCGCTCGGAGGTGGCGGCCGACGCCCGTGTCTTCGGTCTGGGCGGCCGGGCGTCCGGGCCGCGGCTGCGGGACGGCACGTACCGGCTGTGGAACACCGATCCCGGCCGGGCGTTCGGCCCCGGCGAGGACCCGTTGTATCTGACGATGCCGGTGCAGCTCGTGGTGGCCGACGCCGGCACGCATCTGGTGTTCCACGACACCACGTGGGACGGCAGGGTAGCGCTGCGGGAGGGCGAGGAGGGCGCCGGGTCCGGGCACGACCGGGCGGGGCTCTGCGAGGTGCGGATGGACGGCGGTCCGCTGCGCTGCTGGGTGATTGTGGGCACCCCCGCGCGCGTGCTGCACACCTGGGCCTCGCTGACCGGTGCGCCCGCGCTGCCGCCCGCGTGGGCGCTCGGGCACCATCACGCGCGGTGGGGCTTCGGCAGCGAGCAGGAGGTGCGCCGGATCGTCGCGGGCTACCAGCGGCACGGGCTGCCGCTGGACGCCGTTCACCTGGACATCGACCACTACGACGACCATCAGGTGTTCACGGTCGACCAGGAGCGTTTTCCGAAGCTGCCCCGACTCGCCGAGGAGCTACGTCGGGACGGGATCCGGCTGGTGTCGATCGTCGATCCGGCCGTGAAGGCCGCGCCGGGCAACGCCGCGTACGACAGTGGTACGGCCGTGGACGCGTTCGTGCGGGACTCCTCCGGGCGCACGGTGCGCGGTGTGGTGTGGGCGGGCGAGTCGGCCTTCCCGGACTTCACTCACGCGGGCGTGCGCAAGTGGTGGGGCGGGCTGTACGAGGAGCGGCTCGGACAGGGCTTCACGGGGTTCTGGCACGACATGAACGAGCCGACGTCGTTCAACGCCTTCGGTGAGCCGACCCTGCCGCGTTCGGCCCGGCACGCCCTGGAGGGACGCGGGGGCGACCACCGGGAAGCGCACAACGTGTACGCCCTGTGCATGGCCCGGGCGGGCTACGAAGGGCTGCGCGAGCTGGCGCCCGAGCGGCGGCCGTTCCTGTTCTCGCGCTCCGGCTGGGCGGGGCTGCAGCGATACGGGGGCACGTGGTCCGGGGACGTGGCGACGGGCTGGCCGGGGCTGCGGGCCTCGCTGTCGCTGGTGCTGGGGCTCGGGCTGTGCGGGGTGCCGTATTCGGGCCCGGACGTGGGCGGTTTCGACGGCAGCCCGTCGCCGGAGCTGTATCTGAGGTGGTTCCAGCTCGGCGCGTATCTGCCGTTGTTCCGCACCCACGCGAGTCTGCGGGCGGGGCGCCGGGAGCCCTGGGAGTTCGGTGCCGAGGTGCTGGAGCACGCGCGCGTGGCGCTGCTCGGACGGCGTCGGCTGCTGCCGTACTTCATGACGCTGGCGCATCTGGCCCGGCGCACCGGCGCGCCGTATGTGCGGCCGGTGTGGTGGGGGGCGCCGGAGGACCGGGCGCTGCGGGACTGCGAGGACACGTTTCTGCTCGGGGACGGACTGCTGGTGGCTCCGGTGCTGGACCCGGGTGCCGACCGGCGTGCGGTGCAGTTGCCGCGCGGGCGCTGGTACGACACGGTGACGGAGGAGGCGTACGAGGGGCCGGCGCAGGTGCTCGTCGACGCGCCGCTGTCGCGGATACCGGTGTTCGCGCGCGCGGGTGCGGTCATTCCCGTGCGCGGTGCCGACGGTGGCCTCGAGCTGGAGGTGTGGGCACCCGCGCGTGGCCGCACGGGGGGCGGTCTGGTCGTGCCGGACGCGGGCGACGGGTGGGACGAACCGGAGATCGAACGTTACGTCGCCCGCCGGCAGGGCCGTGGGGTGGTGGTCACCCGGGAGCGGGAGAACGGCTCCGCAGAGCCGCCCCACCCGGTGCGGGTACGGGGGCTGGACTGA